One genomic region from Pempheris klunzingeri isolate RE-2024b chromosome 4, fPemKlu1.hap1, whole genome shotgun sequence encodes:
- the LOC139199949 gene encoding lysosomal amino acid transporter 1 homolog has protein sequence MAAARFPGKSVAGANWTAPALGRPVCVNGTPWILYLLEECVDNVWEYCSVVIGLISMFCFLLSTFPQVYEAYRNGKVEEAMSFGFLFFLFSGDLTSFAGCYLTSQLPIQVVTVVFYIFTDLILISQFLYYKIKNSSSRKSPALKWLCFIWCGAATLVLLALPKLIIDNSTTLDTQSPTTSRSVEITGYICGYLASVFYLSSRFPQLYKNFQRQSTEGTSYLLFALAMMGNGTYGLSVIVVLPALRGSKQTFIIKHLAWLIGSLGVLILDFFVTAQFVMYRKNNSAKSSTLLSLPEGEPLLCEEEELSVL, from the exons ATGGCCGCCGCTCGGTTCCCCGGGAAGAGTGTGGCCGGAGCAAACTGGACAGCTCCAGCGCTGGGCCGGCCAGTGTGTGTCAACGGGACCCCGTGGATCCTCTACCTGCTGGAGGAGTGTGTGGATAATGTGTGGGAGTACTGCAGCGTGGTGATAGGACTCATATCCatgttctgttttctgctctccaCTTTTCC gCAGGTCTATGAGGCGTATCGGAACGGTAAAGTGGAGGAGGCCATGTCTTTtggctttcttttcttcctcttcagtgGAGACCTGACCAGCTTTGCAGGCTGTTACCTCACCAGTCAGCTTCCCATTCAg GTTGTCACAGTGGTGTTCTACATCTTCACAGACCTGATCCTCATCTCCCAGTTTCTCTATTACAAGATCAAGAACAGCTCCAGCAGAA AAAGCCCGGCGTTGAAGTGGCTGTGCTTCATATGGTGTGGCGCTGCTACGTTAGTTCTCCTGGCTTTACCCAAACTCATCATAGACAATAGTACGACTTTAGACACCCAG AGTCCAACTACCTCTCGGTCAGTGGAAATCACTGGCTACATATGCGGATACCTGGCTTCTGTCTTCTACCTCAGCTCCCGTTTCCCCCAGCTCTATAAAAAT TTTCAGCGACAGTCCACGGAGGGCACCTCTTACCTGCTGTTTGCCCTGGCCATGATGGGCAATGGGACATATGGGTTGAGTGTCATCGTGGTCCTGCCTGCTCTGAGGGGCTCCAAACAGACCTTCATCATCAAACATCTGGCCTGGCTAATTGGCAGCCTGGGGGTTCTCATACTTGATTTCTTT GTGACTGCTCAGTTCGTCATGTACAGGAAAAACAACTCTGCTAAAAGCAgcacactcctcagcctcccagAGGGGGAGCCTCTgctgtgtgaggaagaggaactgTCAGTGTTATAG